A DNA window from Rossellomorea marisflavi contains the following coding sequences:
- the nadA gene encoding quinolinate synthase NadA, with product MGILDTLHVSLPPSITSMTTGEMEERVREIKQMMGSRLFIPGHHYQKDEVIQFADAVGDSLQLAQVSAENKEAEYIVFCGVHFMAETADMLTAPEQTVILPDMRAGCSMADMADIYQTEKAWEKLTETFGDGIIPLTYVNSTAAIKSFVGKYGGATVTSSNAHNMVKWALGEKERILFLPDQHLGRNTAADLGISLDDMAVFDPATNELVHDGDTENIKVILWKGHCSVHENFTVQNIENVRNNHPDMKVIVHPECRREVVERSDYNGSTKYIIDMIERAPSGTSWAIGTEMNLVKRLIAGHPDKHIVSLNPYMCPCLTMNRIDLPHLLWALERVVAEDPVNVIRVDPSVTTEAVKALERMLNRA from the coding sequence ATGGGAATTCTTGATACACTGCATGTTTCTCTGCCACCGTCCATCACCTCCATGACGACGGGTGAAATGGAGGAAAGGGTAAGGGAAATCAAACAAATGATGGGAAGCAGGCTCTTTATCCCTGGTCACCACTATCAAAAGGATGAAGTGATCCAGTTTGCCGATGCCGTTGGTGATTCACTCCAACTGGCGCAGGTTTCAGCTGAGAATAAAGAAGCGGAGTATATCGTCTTCTGCGGGGTCCATTTCATGGCGGAGACAGCCGATATGCTGACCGCACCGGAACAGACCGTCATCCTGCCCGACATGCGGGCAGGATGCTCCATGGCCGACATGGCCGATATCTACCAAACCGAGAAGGCGTGGGAGAAGCTGACGGAAACGTTTGGTGATGGGATCATTCCGTTGACCTATGTGAATTCCACCGCAGCCATCAAAAGCTTTGTAGGAAAGTACGGGGGGGCAACGGTCACCTCATCCAATGCCCATAACATGGTGAAATGGGCGCTAGGGGAAAAAGAAAGGATCCTATTCCTTCCCGATCAGCACCTGGGTAGGAATACGGCTGCCGATCTCGGGATTTCCCTGGATGACATGGCGGTATTCGATCCAGCCACGAATGAGCTTGTCCATGATGGGGATACGGAAAACATCAAAGTCATCCTTTGGAAAGGTCATTGCTCCGTGCATGAGAATTTCACCGTACAGAATATAGAGAACGTGCGCAACAATCATCCGGACATGAAGGTCATCGTCCACCCTGAGTGCAGGAGGGAAGTAGTTGAGCGGTCTGATTATAATGGCAGCACCAAATACATCATCGACATGATTGAACGTGCACCATCAGGGACGTCGTGGGCCATCGGAACAGAAATGAACCTGGTGAAGCGCCTCATTGCGGGACACCCAGACAAACACATTGTATCGTTGAATCCATATATGTGCCCTTGTCTCACCATGAACAGGATCGACCTGCCGCATCTGCTCTGGGCTCTTGAGCGTGTAGTGGCGGAGGATCCGGTCAATGTGATCAGGGTGGACCCTTCCGTCACGACCGAAGCCGTAAAAGCCCTCGAGCGCATGTTGAATCGTGCCTGA
- a CDS encoding aminoglycoside phosphotransferase family protein codes for MQWKLGEPGASIDTLKDGKWVLQSGGRKWFVKRYSSEKRFALQEMLIKELLQGGFNHVIPLHPLHQTEVISFEGNVIGISYWLETASSIDYAEVSDRQEAWRVLKGFHRATRRIQGAWVDDVPEFRWLDKWKKRMQLFDYHLPYLQHFIAPYYLSSYLEWGRWAWEELDALGPYKGKRCMVHGDVAHHNFLRGIDGRVYLIDFDLLSRSPAITDDIQMANRVLPYLDWSLKDVLAIPSIRKYRNDAAFFLGLMYPSDIFREWNRFIREGQSYREQVWPYLVQITLGQFHQRMRFVQELHSELRRIITHL; via the coding sequence TTGCAATGGAAGTTGGGGGAACCCGGTGCATCGATCGACACGTTGAAAGACGGGAAATGGGTGCTGCAGTCCGGAGGGAGGAAGTGGTTTGTCAAGCGCTACTCTTCGGAGAAACGGTTCGCACTCCAAGAAATGCTGATCAAAGAGCTCCTGCAAGGAGGGTTTAACCATGTCATCCCTTTGCATCCCCTGCATCAGACAGAGGTCATCTCGTTCGAGGGGAATGTAATCGGGATTTCATACTGGCTCGAGACGGCTTCTTCGATCGATTATGCTGAGGTTTCAGACAGGCAGGAAGCATGGCGTGTGTTAAAAGGATTCCATCGCGCCACAAGGAGGATTCAGGGCGCATGGGTGGACGATGTGCCTGAGTTCAGGTGGCTTGACAAATGGAAGAAGCGGATGCAGTTGTTTGACTATCATCTGCCGTATCTTCAACACTTTATTGCTCCCTATTATCTGTCCAGCTATCTTGAATGGGGAAGATGGGCCTGGGAGGAACTTGATGCACTTGGCCCTTATAAAGGAAAAAGATGCATGGTCCACGGGGATGTGGCCCATCATAATTTCTTAAGGGGAATCGACGGCCGCGTGTACCTCATCGACTTTGATTTACTGTCAAGGTCACCTGCCATCACAGATGATATCCAGATGGCCAACCGGGTACTTCCTTATCTGGATTGGTCGTTGAAGGACGTCTTGGCCATCCCCTCGATAAGGAAGTATAGAAATGATGCGGCGTTCTTCCTTGGACTGATGTATCCGAGTGATATTTTCAGGGAATGGAATCGATTCATCAGGGAGGGGCAGTCTTACAGGGAGCAAGTGTGGCCATATCTGGTACAGATCACGTTGGGACAGTTTCACCAGCGGATGCGCTTCGTTCAGGAGCTGCACAGTGAATTACGGAGGATCATCACCCATTTGTAG
- the safA gene encoding SafA/ExsA family spore coat assembly protein: MKIHIVQKGDTLWKIAKKYGVNFEELKHMNAQLSNPDMIMPGMKIKVPTSGGTVKKETQIKYGSKEAPKKEMPKTEHPFKEQKPMTMPAEQPKAEKPKEAQKPFTPKMPQPVIPEIDINNYYMMNMQVQPKQQPMQQPMQQPVQQPKQQPMQQVKPQAKPQPQTPPKPANILPKATEPKKETPKTNHSVKGVQQEESLEMPQPQQGGFTQPMYYNPNQSVPVSPVMPGFGHGGNMQPWQGGGMGPWNQVQGAQYPQMNMPMMHHGYDEDSSSFMPFMPNAQSPMQMPMQMPMQSPMQMPMQSPMQMPMQMPMGQPGVMGASDENQMMHQGMPQPCYPVSPMMPGPGFCGPGGFGMPGPWGQDQVQGAMMDGQMPMGQPGVMGAEMHHQMPMGQPGVMGAEMHHQMPMGQPGVMGAEMHHQMPMGQPGVMGAQMHHQMLMGQPGVMGAQMNQQMPMGQPGVMGASDQEDCGCGGPQPQGQPQWQQQAPQWNQPMPYGMPQPQGFGPGMMGQGLPQGMQMGAPRAFSMPNFYDEDNEG; the protein is encoded by the coding sequence GTGAAGATCCATATCGTACAAAAAGGTGATACGCTCTGGAAAATCGCCAAAAAATATGGCGTCAATTTCGAAGAATTAAAACACATGAACGCCCAGCTGTCCAACCCGGATATGATCATGCCCGGAATGAAGATCAAAGTCCCTACATCCGGTGGAACCGTAAAAAAAGAGACACAGATCAAGTACGGTTCCAAGGAGGCTCCCAAAAAGGAAATGCCGAAAACAGAGCATCCTTTTAAAGAGCAGAAACCGATGACGATGCCTGCAGAACAGCCCAAGGCTGAAAAGCCGAAAGAAGCACAAAAACCGTTCACGCCAAAAATGCCACAGCCGGTCATCCCGGAGATCGACATCAACAACTATTACATGATGAATATGCAAGTACAGCCGAAGCAGCAACCGATGCAGCAACCGATGCAGCAGCCTGTCCAGCAACCAAAACAACAGCCGATGCAGCAAGTGAAACCGCAAGCAAAACCCCAGCCACAGACACCGCCTAAACCTGCCAATATCCTTCCAAAAGCAACGGAACCAAAAAAAGAAACGCCAAAAACAAATCACAGCGTAAAAGGGGTACAACAGGAAGAAAGCCTGGAAATGCCTCAACCACAACAAGGGGGATTCACTCAGCCTATGTATTATAATCCAAATCAATCAGTTCCTGTTTCACCAGTCATGCCGGGATTCGGTCATGGTGGAAACATGCAGCCGTGGCAGGGTGGCGGAATGGGTCCATGGAATCAAGTCCAGGGAGCCCAGTATCCTCAGATGAATATGCCGATGATGCATCATGGCTACGATGAAGATTCTTCTTCATTCATGCCTTTCATGCCGAATGCCCAGTCACCAATGCAGATGCCAATGCAAATGCCGATGCAGTCACCGATGCAAATGCCAATGCAGTCCCCGATGCAGATGCCAATGCAAATGCCGATGGGCCAGCCTGGGGTAATGGGTGCATCCGATGAAAATCAAATGATGCACCAGGGGATGCCACAACCATGTTATCCAGTATCACCGATGATGCCTGGGCCAGGTTTCTGCGGACCAGGAGGATTCGGGATGCCTGGCCCATGGGGGCAAGATCAGGTGCAAGGCGCCATGATGGATGGACAGATGCCAATGGGTCAACCGGGTGTGATGGGAGCAGAGATGCATCATCAGATGCCGATGGGCCAGCCTGGCGTGATGGGAGCAGAGATGCATCATCAGATGCCGATGGGTCAGCCTGGCGTGATGGGAGCAGAGATGCATCATCAGATGCCGATGGGCCAGCCTGGCGTGATGGGAGCACAGATGCATCATCAGATGCTGATGGGCCAACCGGGTGTGATGGGAGCACAGATGAATCAGCAAATGCCGATGGGTCAACCCGGTGTGATGGGAGCTAGTGATCAGGAGGATTGTGGATGTGGAGGCCCTCAACCACAGGGTCAGCCGCAATGGCAGCAGCAGGCTCCGCAGTGGAATCAACCGATGCCGTATGGAATGCCCCAGCCGCAGGGATTCGGACCGGGAATGATGGGGCAGGGTTTGCCTCAAGGTATGCAAATGGGTGCCCCAAGAGCATTCTCCATGCCGAACTTTTATGACGAAGACAATGAAGGATAG
- the nadC gene encoding carboxylating nicotinate-nucleotide diphosphorylase, with product MNHLKLRSMLEEFYREDLGEGDLSSETLFHSQHGVITLIAKQPGVFCGEEVARTAYAMFDPSIEVDLLVKDGETVSEGQQLGTVKGRMKDLLQGERVVLNLIQRMSGIAKETAEAVRAIEGSGARICDTRKTTPGLRMLEKYAVRVGGGYNHRFGLYDAVMLKDNHIAFAGSITKAVETIRGATGHMVKIEVEIETEEQLIEAVASRVDVIMFDNCTPAKIKDWMRHVPAGIITEASGGISRETLTDYAWTGIDYISLGYLTHSVSALDISARVELRKDEQ from the coding sequence ATGAATCACTTGAAACTAAGATCCATGCTTGAGGAATTTTACCGGGAGGACCTGGGGGAAGGAGACCTATCTTCAGAGACGCTCTTTCACTCACAGCATGGGGTGATCACGCTTATAGCCAAACAGCCCGGTGTTTTTTGCGGAGAGGAAGTTGCACGTACCGCATACGCGATGTTCGATCCATCCATTGAAGTCGATCTTCTTGTGAAGGATGGAGAGACCGTCAGTGAGGGACAGCAACTTGGAACCGTGAAGGGAAGGATGAAAGATCTTCTTCAGGGGGAAAGGGTTGTCCTCAACCTCATTCAACGCATGAGCGGGATCGCGAAGGAAACGGCAGAAGCCGTGAGGGCCATCGAAGGAAGCGGTGCGAGGATCTGTGACACCAGGAAGACGACTCCCGGCCTCCGCATGCTCGAGAAGTATGCCGTCAGGGTCGGGGGAGGGTATAATCACCGGTTTGGGCTGTACGATGCCGTGATGCTGAAAGATAATCATATCGCTTTTGCCGGTTCCATCACCAAGGCTGTGGAGACCATTCGGGGTGCTACGGGCCATATGGTGAAGATCGAAGTGGAGATTGAAACGGAAGAGCAGCTCATCGAAGCCGTGGCAAGCCGTGTGGATGTGATTATGTTCGATAATTGCACACCGGCAAAGATCAAGGACTGGATGCGTCACGTCCCCGCCGGGATCATCACGGAAGCATCGGGCGGCATCTCCCGTGAAACGCTCACGGACTACGCATGGACAGGGATCGACTACATTTCACTCGGATACTTGACCCACTCGGTGTCAGCCCTCGACATCAGCGCACGGGTGGAACTAAGAAAGGATGAACAATAA
- a CDS encoding YhcN/YlaJ family sporulation lipoprotein gives MAPYDAGFFAQDNRGSHGDANYHGHLDDNTRKARNSYYTAYEGDLAEKIGDVTGHVKNVSDVRAVSYGTDVLIAIEVRDHSKEEETKQRVEKAVQPYLEGRTVSVVTDEGTFSRVRNIDNDLRGGGPLDGINLDLHDMFNTIRNP, from the coding sequence CTGGCACCATATGATGCAGGCTTCTTTGCCCAGGATAACCGTGGAAGTCACGGTGATGCCAATTATCATGGGCATCTCGATGATAATACCCGTAAGGCGCGAAATTCGTACTATACCGCCTACGAGGGGGATCTTGCAGAAAAGATCGGCGATGTCACGGGGCATGTGAAGAACGTCAGTGATGTTCGTGCCGTATCGTATGGGACCGACGTATTGATTGCCATCGAGGTCAGGGACCACTCGAAAGAAGAAGAAACAAAGCAACGTGTAGAAAAAGCGGTACAGCCGTACCTCGAAGGCAGGACTGTATCAGTCGTCACGGATGAAGGCACATTCAGCCGCGTCCGGAATATCGATAATGATCTGAGGGGCGGCGGACCGCTGGATGGGATCAACCTGGACCTGCATGATATGTTCAATACGATCCGCAACCCGTAG